The following are encoded together in the Ignavibacteriales bacterium genome:
- a CDS encoding response regulator: protein MTLLFFVLAVIIFITADVIIRHFGRKFQENKSRKERETVLSVSLNLDFSKEAKSLKRVEVEKPKARILCVDDEPVILDSFRKILVLEGYSVDTVEDGREALKLLQTHHYDFVFTDLKMPNMDGVEVTKSVKHLRPDIDVIIITGYASVETAVETMKFGAMDYVQKPFTEDELIAFVKKTLIKRQDRIEKQLKPKVHITHYPGIEQIGGGEFQIPGGVFISPGHCWASMSEDGNVKVGLDDFAKKLIGKINDVELPNLGMKINSGQPLFTVKQGSRTITFNSPVSGQISQINTLLKNNPEALDVTTYENNWVCVIDADDLDSEIQRLKIGKAAVTFYQEEIEKAKAIVKKIEPGSKSKSEADENGELHVGELETLDDFGWDKLTSEFFRK from the coding sequence ATGACACTTTTATTTTTTGTACTTGCAGTAATTATCTTTATTACCGCCGATGTAATCATCCGACACTTCGGAAGAAAATTCCAGGAAAATAAATCACGCAAAGAACGCGAAACAGTACTTTCCGTTAGTCTAAACCTCGATTTCAGCAAAGAAGCAAAATCACTCAAACGTGTTGAAGTTGAAAAACCAAAAGCACGGATTCTCTGTGTTGACGATGAGCCTGTGATATTAGACAGTTTTAGAAAAATCCTCGTACTTGAAGGTTATTCCGTTGATACTGTTGAAGACGGAAGAGAAGCGTTAAAGCTTTTACAAACTCATCATTATGATTTTGTTTTTACCGATTTGAAAATGCCTAATATGGATGGGGTTGAAGTTACAAAATCAGTTAAGCACCTGCGTCCCGATATTGACGTAATAATCATTACAGGTTATGCCTCCGTTGAAACCGCTGTGGAAACTATGAAATTCGGTGCAATGGATTATGTTCAAAAACCTTTTACTGAAGATGAGCTGATTGCGTTTGTTAAAAAAACTTTAATTAAAAGACAGGATAGAATTGAAAAACAACTGAAGCCTAAAGTGCACATCACTCATTATCCGGGCATAGAGCAGATAGGCGGGGGTGAATTTCAAATTCCCGGAGGAGTATTTATTTCTCCTGGACATTGCTGGGCAAGTATGAGTGAAGACGGCAACGTAAAGGTTGGCTTAGATGATTTTGCAAAAAAACTTATCGGCAAAATAAATGATGTTGAACTGCCAAATCTTGGAATGAAAATTAATAGCGGACAGCCTCTTTTTACAGTTAAACAAGGAAGCAGGACAATCACCTTTAATTCACCGGTGAGCGGGCAAATTTCGCAGATAAATACTTTGTTGAAAAATAATCCCGAAGCTTTGGATGTAACCACCTACGAAAATAACTGGGTCTGTGTAATTGATGCTGACGATCTCGATTCTGAAATTCAAAGATTAAAAATCGGCAAAGCTGCAGTAACATTTTATCAGGAAGAAATAGAAAAAGCAAAAGCAATCGTAAAGAAAATTGAACCCGGCTCGAAATCGAAAAGTGAAGCTGATGAAAATGGAGAGCTGCATGTTGGTGAGCTTGAAACATTAGATGATTTCGGATGGGACAAATTAACGTCAGAGTTTTTTAGAAAATAA
- a CDS encoding T9SS type A sorting domain-containing protein, with the protein MGMVGTNTFTYTDGEVNLNVNESAIQYYVAATNGGQEDPTNTVTAIGDYNPHKENQQGEKLSVLKYFLSDNYPNPFNPNTSISYSIPENAFVTLKIYDVLGNEVVVLINEQKESGNYQIDFNASELSSGIYYYTLTAGNFTSTKKMILVK; encoded by the coding sequence ATGGGTATGGTAGGTACGAACACATTCACGTACACCGATGGTGAAGTAAATCTAAACGTGAACGAAAGTGCCATACAGTATTATGTTGCAGCAACAAACGGTGGACAAGAGGATCCAACAAACACAGTCACAGCAATAGGAGATTATAATCCTCATAAAGAAAATCAGCAAGGCGAAAAATTATCAGTCCTAAAATATTTTCTTTCAGATAATTACCCCAACCCCTTCAACCCAAACACAAGCATCAGCTATTCAATTCCGGAAAATGCTTTTGTTACTTTGAAGATTTATGATGTGCTTGGAAATGAAGTTGTAGTTTTAATCAACGAACAAAAAGAGTCGGGCAATTATCAGATTGATTTTAATGCAAGTGAACTTTCCAGCGGAATTTATTATTACACATTAACCGCAGGAAACTTTACGAGCACTAAGAAGATGATCCTGGTGAAGTAA
- a CDS encoding response regulator, which translates to MKKEKDILAIDDEQVVVNAIVKILGNENFSVDTSTNSSEALAKINSNKYNLIICDIMMPDADGFEILNQVQKSAASTPIIMSSGYSTIENAVRSLYEGAVDFVPKPFTADELISSVKRALKYSGLIKLNSEFENQKNLFFVSCPSKYRRLGYSTWSFTERDGTAIIGMTDIFIKSLEQIEEIIFPDGIEEVVQANSCLQIKTSDGLLHDVLSPISGRIVEKNFELVNHKEILEKDPYFKGWVYRIIPTDYEYESKNLIPCSSDRC; encoded by the coding sequence GTGAAAAAAGAAAAAGACATATTAGCCATTGATGACGAGCAGGTAGTGGTAAATGCGATTGTAAAAATTTTAGGCAACGAAAATTTTTCTGTGGATACATCCACAAATAGCAGTGAAGCATTAGCTAAAATAAATTCGAATAAATATAACCTTATCATTTGTGATATTATGATGCCTGATGCAGACGGGTTTGAAATATTAAATCAAGTACAAAAAAGTGCTGCTTCCACACCTATTATTATGTCATCGGGTTATTCAACTATAGAAAATGCTGTTCGTTCTTTGTATGAAGGAGCAGTTGATTTCGTTCCGAAGCCTTTTACTGCTGATGAATTAATCAGTTCGGTGAAGAGGGCTTTAAAATATTCCGGCTTGATAAAATTAAATTCAGAATTTGAAAATCAAAAAAATTTATTCTTTGTTTCCTGTCCGTCAAAATATCGCAGACTTGGATACTCAACCTGGTCATTTACTGAAAGAGACGGAACGGCTATAATTGGAATGACTGATATTTTTATAAAAAGCCTTGAACAAATAGAAGAGATAATTTTCCCGGATGGCATTGAGGAAGTAGTTCAGGCAAATAGCTGCTTGCAAATTAAAACTTCTGATGGATTACTCCACGATGTTCTTTCACCAATTTCCGGAAGAATAGTTGAGAAAAATTTTGAACTGGTCAATCATAAAGAAATTCTTGAAAAAGATCCTTACTTCAAAGGATGGGTCTACAGAATAATACCAACGGATTATGAATATGAATCTAAAAATCTTATTCCCTGCAGCTCAGATAGATGTTAA
- a CDS encoding HAMP domain-containing protein translates to MFNKIGFKLIFIVGVTVLLIIGGFAFINITSHSTDLLNEVERHANQLSETVKYSTRYDMMLNQRDHIHQVINTIGEQPGIRDVRILNKVGKIIYSTKLSDIGKMVNKRAESCYACHAEDKPLEIISIKEKTRIFRLDPDSSRVLGVINPIYNDKSCWQAECHAHSREKIVLGVLDVTISLEEVDKQIQNSEMEIAVFAVISILIISFIIAFFVKRWVDKPVNVLLAATKQVADGNLNYKIEQSSKDEIGKLAGSFNNMTKKLSEARLQLFHSDKLASLGRLAAGVAHEINNPLTGVLTYSSFLLKRTKGNPELQEDLNVIVRETLRSREIVKSLLDFARQSVPKKSSSNIHEIIERAIGVVENQLSLKKIVVKKNFDAALPKIILDANQMQQVFINLLVNAADAIGKKGGTINITTSELKLSPLGLLQIKKAQCSKRHSLIDNEIKIDGKPSVKIKVKSDSAEGFINLDPIYGKHKNIFPVNFNSSNDLKFLCPECETNLLIDSRVCPQCGSGLISFTTPPQGTFECCTNQGCNWQSWDLVGKESRLDYLEIKISDTGCGIAKEELDKIFEPFFSTKGQKGTGLGLAVIWGIIDNHDGIISVESEFDKGTTFSIKLPIQKI, encoded by the coding sequence ATGTTCAATAAAATTGGTTTTAAACTGATTTTTATTGTTGGTGTTACAGTACTATTAATTATTGGCGGATTTGCCTTCATAAATATCACAAGTCACAGCACTGATTTGTTAAATGAAGTTGAGAGGCATGCAAATCAACTTAGTGAAACAGTTAAGTACAGTACTCGTTATGATATGATGCTCAACCAGCGGGATCATATTCATCAAGTAATTAATACAATCGGGGAACAGCCCGGCATTCGTGATGTGAGAATTTTAAACAAGGTTGGCAAAATTATTTACTCAACGAAGCTATCTGATATTGGCAAGATGGTTAATAAGCGCGCAGAGAGCTGCTATGCTTGTCATGCGGAAGACAAACCACTCGAAATAATTTCGATAAAAGAAAAGACAAGAATTTTCAGACTCGATCCTGATTCAAGCCGTGTGCTGGGAGTGATAAATCCAATTTATAATGATAAATCATGCTGGCAGGCAGAATGTCATGCTCATTCGCGGGAGAAAATTGTACTTGGCGTACTTGATGTTACAATTTCATTGGAGGAAGTGGATAAACAAATTCAAAATAGTGAAATGGAAATCGCTGTGTTCGCCGTTATTTCAATTTTGATAATCAGTTTCATTATTGCTTTCTTTGTTAAAAGGTGGGTGGATAAACCTGTGAATGTATTACTCGCTGCAACAAAACAAGTAGCCGATGGAAATTTGAATTATAAAATTGAGCAAAGCAGTAAAGATGAAATTGGAAAGCTTGCCGGTTCTTTTAATAATATGACAAAAAAATTATCTGAAGCCCGCTTGCAGCTTTTCCACTCTGATAAACTTGCTTCACTCGGAAGGCTTGCTGCCGGTGTAGCACACGAGATAAATAATCCTCTTACAGGAGTATTGACTTACAGCAGTTTCCTTTTGAAAAGAACAAAAGGCAATCCTGAACTGCAGGAAGATTTAAATGTAATTGTTCGAGAAACTTTACGTAGCAGAGAAATAGTGAAAAGTCTTTTAGATTTTGCTCGTCAATCTGTTCCCAAGAAAAGCTCTTCAAATATTCATGAAATAATTGAAAGAGCAATTGGTGTTGTAGAAAATCAGCTTAGTCTAAAAAAAATTGTTGTGAAGAAGAATTTTGATGCAGCGCTGCCTAAAATTATTCTCGATGCAAATCAAATGCAGCAGGTTTTTATAAATCTGCTGGTTAACGCTGCAGATGCTATTGGAAAAAAAGGGGGGACAATCAATATTACAACATCCGAACTCAAACTTTCTCCGCTTGGATTATTACAAATTAAAAAAGCTCAGTGCAGCAAACGGCACAGTCTAATAGATAATGAAATTAAAATTGACGGCAAACCATCGGTTAAAATAAAAGTGAAATCTGATTCCGCTGAAGGATTCATTAATCTCGACCCGATTTATGGAAAACATAAAAACATTTTTCCGGTGAATTTCAATTCTTCGAATGATTTGAAATTTCTTTGTCCTGAATGTGAAACTAATTTGCTTATTGATTCGAGGGTTTGTCCTCAGTGCGGTTCTGGTCTCATTAGTTTTACCACCCCTCCTCAAGGAACATTCGAGTGCTGCACAAATCAAGGGTGCAACTGGCAGTCCTGGGATTTAGTCGGCAAGGAATCGAGGCTAGATTATCTCGAAATAAAAATCTCTGATACAGGGTGTGGTATCGCAAAAGAAGAACTTGACAAAATCTTTGAGCCTTTCTTCTCAACAAAAGGGCAAAAGGGTACAGGACTTGGGCTGGCTGTTATCTGGGGAATTATTGATAACCACGATGGAATTATTTCTGTTGAAAGTGAATTCGACAAAGGCACAACATTTTCTATCAAACTTCCTATTCAAAAAATATAG
- a CDS encoding PQQ-like beta-propeller repeat protein, with protein sequence MTTKKLLFKNSRPLKYFIFSLTFIVFAVILTSCEQNPTAPNEPPKPPGYQEDIYWPSLADSPWPMNHHDPQSTGRSKFVGPASVKSISFLSSGELQNSIAIGLENNILFSPTRDSASLYSINFDGQILWTINIPSSEIFTTPLVAADGTVYFFTRQFNDWNLYSVEKNGNIKWSYKPGGGLMTLGLNIGIDGTIYFIDGLQNLVALDKWGKEKWKLNDNRFFSNMYSSLSFSPDGNDLYIQGLSDVTLIAVSIIEHKVIWTWGQRPLYNSPVVDSEGHIYVFPSYNQQSDEPKFYSINKDGTIRWEFQYNPSSYDYYLGLDPTIDKEGNVYFGSDTIYSLNYAGMLNWKYGINSDSLSDNNSSPLVCDAQSNIYLGTSEKKIICLDKEGQVRWITTQTQERALGYSPVINNLGTLFFPTFRSNNIIKIK encoded by the coding sequence ATGACAACAAAAAAGCTTCTGTTCAAAAACTCCCGGCCCCTAAAGTATTTTATCTTTAGTCTTACTTTTATTGTTTTTGCAGTGATATTAACAAGCTGCGAACAAAACCCCACTGCCCCAAACGAACCGCCCAAACCACCCGGCTACCAGGAAGATATTTACTGGCCTAGCCTTGCCGATAGCCCCTGGCCTATGAACCATCACGATCCACAAAGTACAGGGAGGAGCAAATTCGTTGGACCAGCTTCAGTAAAAAGCATATCATTCCTCTCTAGTGGCGAGCTTCAAAACAGTATAGCCATTGGCTTAGAAAATAACATATTATTTTCTCCGACACGAGACTCTGCGAGTTTGTATTCAATTAATTTTGACGGACAAATTTTATGGACAATTAATATACCTTCCTCAGAAATTTTCACAACACCTCTGGTTGCTGCAGATGGTACCGTGTATTTTTTTACAAGACAGTTCAATGATTGGAATTTATATTCAGTTGAAAAAAATGGAAACATCAAATGGAGTTATAAACCCGGTGGGGGGTTAATGACACTTGGATTAAATATCGGAATTGATGGGACCATCTATTTTATTGATGGCTTACAAAATCTGGTTGCGCTTGATAAATGGGGCAAAGAAAAATGGAAACTAAACGACAATCGTTTTTTCTCTAATATGTATTCCTCATTAAGTTTTTCCCCCGATGGTAATGACTTATATATACAAGGACTTTCTGATGTTACATTAATTGCTGTTAGTATTATCGAGCATAAAGTCATTTGGACTTGGGGGCAACGCCCTTTATACAATTCTCCGGTGGTGGATTCTGAAGGTCATATTTATGTTTTTCCATCATATAACCAACAATCAGACGAACCAAAGTTTTATAGTATTAATAAAGATGGCACGATAAGATGGGAATTTCAATATAATCCATCAAGTTACGATTACTATCTGGGGTTAGACCCAACCATCGATAAGGAAGGGAATGTTTATTTTGGAAGCGATACTATTTACTCACTTAATTATGCTGGAATGTTAAATTGGAAATATGGAATTAACTCGGATTCTTTGTCTGATAACAATTCATCTCCTTTAGTATGTGATGCTCAGTCCAATATTTATCTTGGAACTTCTGAAAAAAAAATAATTTGCCTGGATAAAGAAGGTCAAGTACGATGGATCACGACACAGACTCAAGAAAGAGCCCTAGGTTACTCACCAGTAATCAATAATTTAGGAACACTGTTCTTCCCAACATTTCGTTCAAATAATATCATTAAAATTAAATAA
- a CDS encoding PQQ-binding-like beta-propeller repeat protein produces MTVKNLLFKNSRPLKYFIFSLTCVVFAVILTSCEQNPTAPNEPPKPPGYQEDIYWPSLADSPWPMEHHDPQNTGRSQYGGPRIGEIEWSLDSIFIRNSIAVGADSSIYVSTGEGLYAIKPNGQTKWFFEFPEEGGISYSTPLVAADGTIYCSSNGITKNFYAVNANGTLKWQVKDIDLKMNAINIGLDGTLYFIQSGGTLTALSRYGKILWTYTDSRFYGGDNSGLSISPDGKTLYLFTYIVEGWLAAFDIESRTIKWNFGDAISGHPAVDNDGNIYLIANVDSIYQGIAAVYSLDQQGRIRWSQPLYSGHAYFFSTPIIDKMAIFIVVMIVYILLITMGCFDGKKLFVLIAHSDLVLFVRR; encoded by the coding sequence ATGACAGTAAAAAATCTTCTGTTCAAAAACTCTCGGCCCCTAAAGTATTTTATCTTTAGTCTTACTTGTGTTGTATTTGCAGTGATATTGACAAGCTGCGAACAAAACCCCACCGCCCCAAACGAACCGCCAAAACCTCCCGGCTACCAGGAAGATATTTACTGGCCCAGCCTTGCGGATAGCCCTTGGCCTATGGAGCATCACGATCCCCAGAATACGGGTCGCAGCCAATACGGCGGTCCGAGAATAGGCGAAATTGAGTGGAGCCTTGACAGCATTTTTATTCGGAATAGCATTGCAGTCGGGGCAGATTCATCGATTTATGTTTCAACCGGTGAGGGTTTATATGCAATAAAGCCAAATGGGCAAACTAAATGGTTTTTTGAATTCCCGGAGGAGGGAGGAATAAGTTATAGTACTCCATTAGTTGCCGCCGATGGAACTATTTATTGTAGTTCCAATGGAATTACTAAAAATTTCTACGCAGTCAATGCAAACGGGACGTTAAAGTGGCAAGTGAAAGACATAGACCTTAAAATGAATGCGATAAATATAGGATTGGATGGAACTTTGTATTTTATTCAAAGCGGAGGAACGCTAACAGCGTTAAGTAGGTATGGTAAAATATTATGGACATACACTGACTCAAGATTTTACGGTGGAGATAATTCCGGGTTGTCGATTTCACCCGATGGAAAGACACTTTATCTATTCACGTATATTGTAGAAGGATGGCTTGCTGCATTTGATATTGAAAGTAGAACAATAAAGTGGAATTTTGGCGATGCTATCTCTGGTCACCCCGCAGTAGACAATGATGGCAATATTTATCTAATCGCTAATGTTGATTCTATCTACCAAGGTATCGCTGCGGTATATTCCCTCGATCAACAAGGAAGAATAAGATGGAGTCAACCGCTTTATTCTGGACATGCATATTTTTTTAGTACTCCAATCATAGACAAAATGGCAATATTTATTGTGGTTATGATAGTTTATATTCTTTTGATTACAATGGGATGCTTCGATGGAAAAAAGCTCTTTGTACTGATTGCCCACTCGGATTTGGTATTATTCGTTCGCCGCTGA